The Lucilia cuprina isolate Lc7/37 chromosome 5, ASM2204524v1, whole genome shotgun sequence genome includes a window with the following:
- the LOC111675053 gene encoding acyl-CoA-binding protein homolog, translating into MSLDEQFNAAAERVKTLTKRPTDEEFLELYALFKQATVGDNNTSKPGLLDLKGKAKWESWNKQKGKSQEDAKKEYVAFVEKLVAQYA; encoded by the exons ATGTCTTTGGATGAA CAATTTAATGCTGCCGCTGAACGCGTCAAGACCTTGACCAAACGTCCCACCGATGAAGAATTCTTGGAATTGTATGCTCTCTTCAAGCAAGCCACCGTTGGTGATAATAACACCAGCAAACCCGGTTTATTGGATTTGAAAGGCAAGGCCAAGTGGGAATCGTGGAACAAACAAAAGGGCAAATCCCAAGAAGATGCCAAAAAAGAATATGTTgcttttgttgaaaaacttgTAGCTCAATACGCTTAA